From one Desulfobacterales bacterium genomic stretch:
- a CDS encoding DUF1992 domain-containing protein: protein MMQGFEKIIEQRIQKAQRDGKFDNLHGAGKPLVIEDDRHIPEELRLAYKILKNEDFIPPEIELKKEIKKTEDLLVGMPDTAAKYKMLKKLNFLIMKLNSFRKGTVAFDMPQHYLHKLVDRVEASAGNSGK from the coding sequence ATGATGCAGGGTTTCGAAAAAATAATTGAGCAGAGAATACAAAAGGCGCAACGGGATGGAAAGTTCGATAACCTTCATGGGGCGGGAAAGCCGCTTGTAATTGAAGATGATCGTCATATTCCCGAAGAGCTCCGGCTGGCCTATAAAATCCTGAAAAATGAGGACTTTATACCGCCGGAAATCGAGTTGAAGAAAGAAATTAAAAAAACCGAGGATTTGCTGGTCGGAATGCCGGATACCGCTGCGAAGTATAAGATGCTAAAGAAACTTAACTTTCTTATTATGAAGTTGAATTCGTTTCGCAAAGGAACGGTGGCCTTTGATATGCCACAGCATTATCTGCACAAACTGGTTGATCGGGTTGAGGCATCTGCCGGAAACAGCGGGAAATAA
- a CDS encoding D-alanine--D-alanine ligase, whose translation MRKRTVALLSGGISSEREVSLKSGDQVCEALDKEKYDVRRYDPECDLKRLVDEAARIDVALIILHGEFGEDGRIQGLLDLLNIPYQGSGVLGSATAMNKLVSKQLYEKAGLPVPSFIAFNRGDRVEPEAVIKQLGLPVVVKPASNGSSIGMSIARAVDDIVQAVEKAFEYDELILLESFIEGIELTCGVIGNDAVEALPVIEIVPKQGHDFFDYHAKYTAGETSEICPARIDDAVAEKTKQYAVAAHQALFCSGYSRTDMILKGEDVYVLETNTIPGMTKTSLFPLAAQAGGISFADLLDKLIELGIQRHESIRQLKR comes from the coding sequence ATGAGAAAACGAACGGTTGCGCTTCTTTCCGGGGGGATATCTTCTGAACGGGAAGTATCATTAAAAAGCGGGGATCAGGTCTGCGAGGCGTTGGATAAAGAAAAATATGATGTGCGGCGGTATGATCCCGAATGCGACCTCAAGCGACTGGTTGATGAAGCGGCGCGTATCGATGTCGCGCTGATCATATTGCACGGTGAATTTGGCGAGGACGGGAGAATCCAGGGCCTGCTTGATCTTCTGAACATTCCGTATCAGGGCAGCGGTGTTCTGGGAAGTGCGACGGCAATGAATAAGCTTGTCTCAAAGCAGCTGTATGAGAAGGCAGGACTGCCGGTTCCCTCTTTTATCGCCTTTAATCGCGGTGACAGGGTTGAGCCTGAAGCCGTCATAAAGCAACTGGGGCTTCCCGTGGTCGTAAAGCCGGCCAGCAACGGGTCCAGTATCGGTATGTCAATTGCCAGAGCCGTCGATGATATTGTTCAGGCAGTGGAAAAGGCCTTTGAATATGATGAACTGATACTGCTTGAATCTTTTATCGAGGGCATTGAACTGACATGCGGGGTTATCGGTAATGACGCTGTAGAAGCGCTTCCGGTTATTGAAATTGTTCCGAAGCAGGGGCATGATTTTTTTGATTACCATGCCAAATATACCGCGGGAGAAACCAGCGAAATCTGTCCGGCCCGGATTGATGATGCGGTGGCTGAAAAGACAAAACAATATGCCGTAGCCGCTCATCAGGCGCTTTTTTGTTCCGGATACAGCCGAACAGATATGATCCTCAAGGGAGAGGATGTCTATGTGCTGGAAACAAATACCATTCCCGGCATGACAAAGACGAGCCTGTTTCCGTTAGCTGCGCAGGCCGGCGGGATATCGTTCGCTGATCTTCTTGACAAATTGATAGAACTTGGTATTCAAAGGCACGAAAGCATCCGGCAATTGAAACGATAA
- a CDS encoding tyrosine-type recombinase/integrase, with the protein MKKHSADNERIKRKYFAYLKEAKRHSEPTVDAAAKALSRFEGYTRYRDFKAFHFEQAIGFKKHLAEQKGQQSGEKLSKATLHATLTQLKRFFQWLVWQPGYKSRLQYSDAEYFNLSDKDVRVATAQREQKVPTLEQIKHVINIMPADTDIERRNRALVAFTLLTGARDSAIASMKLKHVDLISNSVNQDAREVKTKFSNTFNTFVCPVGEEVRGIVSSWVSYLRDEKLWGNDDPLFPATCIALGAAHQFEAAGLARDHWSTASPIRTIFREAFVRAGLPYFNPHSFRNTLVRLGQDVCTTPEQFKAWSQNLGHEKVLTTFLSYGEVACQRQGEIIRGLATPQQAIQPDANEIADAVFKRLRASGVDMQGK; encoded by the coding sequence ATGAAAAAACACAGTGCAGATAATGAACGTATCAAACGCAAGTATTTCGCCTATTTGAAGGAAGCCAAGCGGCACAGTGAGCCAACCGTTGATGCGGCTGCGAAGGCTTTAAGTCGATTTGAGGGTTATACCAGATATCGAGATTTCAAGGCATTTCACTTTGAACAGGCAATTGGGTTCAAGAAGCACCTTGCCGAACAGAAAGGTCAGCAATCCGGAGAGAAGCTGAGTAAGGCGACCTTGCATGCGACACTTACGCAACTCAAACGATTTTTCCAGTGGCTTGTGTGGCAACCTGGCTACAAGTCGCGTTTGCAGTATTCCGATGCCGAGTATTTCAATCTGTCTGACAAGGACGTGCGGGTAGCTACGGCGCAACGGGAACAAAAAGTCCCGACATTGGAACAAATCAAACATGTCATTAATATAATGCCGGCCGATACCGATATAGAACGCCGTAACCGCGCCCTTGTGGCATTTACGCTGCTGACTGGTGCGAGGGACAGCGCCATTGCCTCGATGAAGCTAAAACATGTCGATCTGATTTCGAACAGCGTCAACCAGGATGCACGGGAAGTTAAGACGAAATTCAGCAACACCTTCAACACCTTCGTTTGCCCGGTGGGCGAGGAAGTGCGCGGGATTGTGTCATCGTGGGTGTCATATCTACGGGATGAGAAGCTTTGGGGCAATGATGATCCACTATTTCCGGCAACATGCATTGCGCTGGGGGCTGCTCATCAATTTGAAGCGGCAGGACTGGCGCGGGATCATTGGAGCACTGCCTCGCCTATTCGTACAATATTTCGTGAAGCATTTGTCCGAGCTGGCCTGCCGTATTTCAACCCGCATAGCTTCAGAAATACCCTTGTCCGACTCGGCCAGGATGTCTGTACGACACCCGAACAGTTCAAAGCGTGGAGTCAGAATCTCGGGCATGAAAAAGTTTTGACGACTTTTCTGAGCTATGGCGAGGTTGCGTGCCAGCGCCAGGGGGAAATCATACGCGGTTTGGCGACACCACAACAGGCCATTCAACCGGATGCCAACGAAATAGCCGATGCAGTGTTTAAAAGATTGCGTGCCTCTGGTGTTGACATGCAGGGCAAGTGA